The genomic DNA CCCCAATTTATACCGATAAAGTAAGCAATAGTATCATGTATCCAGACCCCACCAAGTAGAATATACGTAAATATAATCCCTTCAGGCAGAAGCCTTAACATCAACATATAACCAAGCAGACCGCCTATATAAATTATACCCCACATCGACAGCGCTGAATCTGCAACACTGATCCGGTCCATTCTGAAGAGAGCTGCAACAAAAAGAAAAAAGAATAATAATATCAAAGAGGGGAAAAATAGAACCTGTTGGCCTAAAAAAATAAGTACAATAATAAGGGTTACCCCTAAATGATTTAACAGAAAAGGAACTTGATAATCCTGACTCTGCAAAAGGTTGTTGTATTCCAATATCCCGAGATTCGCGACAAGTAATAAAAAAAGAGCGTAAAAAGGACCCCCCAGGTAGACCAAACCAAGAATTATCGGTATCCCGATCAGGGCAGACAATATCCTCAGGTATAGCATATAAAACCACCTTTCATCCCTTTATGTGAGATAAATTTAAAGGGATCCATAGCGTCTTTTACGCTGCTGATAGCTATCGATAGCCTCCAGTAAGTGCAGAAGTGAAAAATCAGGCCATAAAATTTCAGTAAACCATAGTTCGCTGTACGCCAGCTGCCAGAGAAGAAAATTACTAATGCGCAGTTCACCGCTGGTTCTGATCAGCAAATCGGGATCTGGCATACCAGCCGTGTAGAGATAAGAAGAAAATACTTTTTCATTGATTTCCCCTTTAATTTTTCCATTAAGTTTTTCCGAGATTAAATTGTTCACGGCCATCAGTATTTCAGATCGAGCGCCGTAATTAAGGGCAAAATTAAGAATCATACCAGTATTGTTTATTGTTTTTTCGACACCGTTACTGACTGCTTTTTGAACCTTTCCGGGCAATCCGGATTTATCACCAACAAGCTGCACCTTTACATTGTTACGCATTAATTCCGGCAGCTCTTTTTCAAAATATTTTTCAGGCAGGCTCATCAGGTAATTTACTTCCCATGCTGGCCTTCTCCAGTTTTCTGTTGAAAAAGCAAAAAGTGTGAGGATTTTAACTCCAAGGTTGCTGCAATTTTTTACGGTTTCACGGACTGTTTCCACACCCTGCCTGTGCCCTTCCCGGCGTGGGAGACCTTTTTCAACAGCCCAACGCCCGTTGCCATCCATTATAATTGCTACATGCTTTGGGACATTTTTAAAATCTATTATTTTTTTCAGTTCTTCAATTCGTTTTTCATTATCCATGCGTTCACCATGTAATTAAAGAGGCTCTCCCTTCCCAATCAAGAGAGAGCCGCCTCTTGTATAGTCAACTATTACAACCCGGCTCAGTCATTCTGGTGGGCCATGTTGTATTTTTAAACTTCCATCATTTCTTTCTCTTTGAATTCAAGGATTCCGTCAATATCTTCTATTTTTTTGTCAGTAAGTTCCTGTACTTTATCCTGACCTTTTCTTCTTTCATCCTCAGTAATTTCACTGTTTTTTTCGAGCTGTTTAATGCCGTCATTAGCATCACGCCTGATATTACGTATACCAACCTTACTCTCTTCCGCTTTCTTTCGCACGAATCTGACCAGTTCTATCCTGCGCTCTTCAGTAAGCTGTGGAATGGCCAGCCTGATTACATTGCCGTCATTGGTAGGAGTTAACCCAAGGTCTGATTTAAGAATTGCCTTTTCAATATCAGCAAGAGCCTGTTTATCCCATGGTTGAATCACCAGTAAACGTGATTCCGGTGCAGATATACCGGCCAACTGGTTCAGTGGAGTAGCAGTTCCATAATACTCTACTTCTATTTTATCCAACAGGGAAGGAGTAGCTCTTCCTGCCCGCAAAGTAGATAACTCCCTTTGAAAAGCAGCAATGACCTTATCCATTCTCTCTTCTGTGTCTTTATAGATTTGCTCCAGCATAAATCACCCACCCTTAATCAACGTGCCGATTTTTTCACCCATGATTACTTTTTTTATATTGCCCAGGTTCAAACCGAATACAATAAGCTTTATTTTATTATCCATACACAGTGAGGCGGCTGTTGAATCCATTACGCCAAGGCCCCGGTTAATAACTTCAATATAATTTAACTCTGTAAAGCGTTCTGCATTTGGATTTATAAGCGGATCATCGCTGTAAACAGCATCAACCTTACCTTTTGCCAGCAATATAACTTCGGCTTCTATTTCAGCCGCTCGTAAAGCAGCTGTTGTATCGGTTGAAAAGTAGGGGTTGCCGGTGCCTCCGGCAAAAATAACTACCCTTCCTTTTTCCAGGTGACGCAATGCCCGTCGGCGGATATATGGTTCTGCAACCTGCTGCATTTCGAGCGCAGTTTGCACCCTGGTGTCAACTTCATGACGTTCCAACGCATCCTGCAAAGCC from Bacillota bacterium includes the following:
- a CDS encoding phosphatidate cytidylyltransferase gives rise to the protein MLYLRILSALIGIPIILGLVYLGGPFYALFLLLVANLGILEYNNLLQSQDYQVPFLLNHLGVTLIIVLIFLGQQVLFFPSLILLFFFLFVAALFRMDRISVADSALSMWGIIYIGGLLGYMLMLRLLPEGIIFTYILLGGVWIHDTIAYFIGINWGSHKFAPQISPKKSVEGSLAGIIGTAVIFFIFALFYPDLIMLSPLKAIILATGIAVFSQIGDLLESALKRQFQVKDSGELIPGHGGILDRFDSLMIAAPFVYYYFLLVNLF
- a CDS encoding isoprenyl transferase, which gives rise to MDNEKRIEELKKIIDFKNVPKHVAIIMDGNGRWAVEKGLPRREGHRQGVETVRETVKNCSNLGVKILTLFAFSTENWRRPAWEVNYLMSLPEKYFEKELPELMRNNVKVQLVGDKSGLPGKVQKAVSNGVEKTINNTGMILNFALNYGARSEILMAVNNLISEKLNGKIKGEINEKVFSSYLYTAGMPDPDLLIRTSGELRISNFLLWQLAYSELWFTEILWPDFSLLHLLEAIDSYQQRKRRYGSL
- the frr gene encoding ribosome recycling factor, with product MLEQIYKDTEERMDKVIAAFQRELSTLRAGRATPSLLDKIEVEYYGTATPLNQLAGISAPESRLLVIQPWDKQALADIEKAILKSDLGLTPTNDGNVIRLAIPQLTEERRIELVRFVRKKAEESKVGIRNIRRDANDGIKQLEKNSEITEDERRKGQDKVQELTDKKIEDIDGILEFKEKEMMEV
- the pyrH gene encoding UMP kinase translates to MEKPAYNRVVLKLSGEALAGEQGFGIDQDVIESIALQIKEVIDCKVEVAIVVGGGNIWRGAQAGQKGMDRATADYMGMLATVINALALQDALERHEVDTRVQTALEMQQVAEPYIRRRALRHLEKGRVVIFAGGTGNPYFSTDTTAALRAAEIEAEVILLAKGKVDAVYSDDPLINPNAERFTELNYIEVINRGLGVMDSTAASLCMDNKIKLIVFGLNLGNIKKVIMGEKIGTLIKGG